In Deltaproteobacteria bacterium, the genomic stretch ACAGACCGGAGCATATCACATGGTTTTTGCGGGTCAACAGGAAAAAAAGACGCACCTTATTTCTTGCAAGTATAGGGCCATACCAGGGGGCGCCATGGACCTTTTTACCCGTAGCAGGCTCACCCTTGAGCACCTCTGCTTGTCGCATTCTGGCTGGGGCTCAGCTCCGAGAACCAATTCCACAGCAAGTTTAGGGCATTACCTTCTTACGAGGTCATTCTTGGGCAAGAAAAACTTGACAAAATACAATATTCTCGACATGGTCATATTGGTGAAAAAGACAAACCTCAAAGAAAGGGTCTACGGGAGTATAAGAACCTCGATGCATTTTTCACACCATGACCCAAAACGAGGTAGCCCGGTAACTGAAAATGATATCGAGGTTTCTGGACGAAAAATGACGGATAAGCGAGCTTGTATATCGGAACATGGTTCGGCGCAAACGCCAGAATACAGGGCATGAGGGGAAGACAGCCCAGGAGGAGCACATCACACAGTGATCACAAAAACCCATCACATCGCTTCGGTTTCTGAGTCGTCCGAGGGTTCACAAACCGGCAATGGCCGTGCGATTCTTGCCCTCGTCCTGGTCAATTTCGTCGGGTACTTCTATACCTCTTTTATGAGCCCCCTCCTCCCCCTGTTTCTGGAGAAGTTCTCCCTCTCATTGGCTCAGATCGGCCTGCTGTCTGCCGTGTACCGTTTTGTTGGTATGGTCGTCCAACCCTCGGCGGGATACATTGCCGATCACTATCGAACCCGTCTCTTCGTGCTTGTGGGACCGCTCCTGGTCATTGTGTTCGTTCCCCTCATGGGGATAGCACACTCCTTTTCGCTCCTTTTCTTGTTTGTGTGCCTCGGGGCTATGGGGCCCCATATGTTTTACCCGACCTCTCTTGGGATGATTTCTGCCTATTCGCGCCAGCATGTCGGGTTTTCTATTTCCCTCCTTGAAGTGGGTGGAACTCTCGGTTTCGGCGTGGGGCCGATCTTTATCACCTGGTTTGTGGGTTCCTATGGGCTGGAATATGCTCCTGTCACGATGGCCCTTGGTTTGGCCCTGATGGTCTTTCTTTTGCGAGTGGTTCCCGTGCCGCAAGAAGAGGGGCTCAAGGGCTTCGGCTTTATCCGGTCCGTCAAGGAGATTCTGGGTGTGGCATGGCAGCCCATCCTCGTGATATGGGGGTTCATGGTCTTGGGGTCGGTTGTGTGGCAATCGGTCTTCACCTTTGTGCCGGTCCTCTGTGTACGTGAAGAACGCTCGTTGATCTCGGTCGGGCTCATCTTGTCCCTCTTTGTCTTGTCAGGAGCCATCAGCGATCCCCTTGCCGGTGCTCTGGCCGATCGCATCAGCCCCAAACGCACCTTCTATTGTCTTCTTCCCATGGCCACGGGCAGTTTGTACTTGCTCTCTCTGCCCGGTGGTTGGGTCTATCTTGGTGCTCTCCTGGCCGGTTTCTTTGTGTCGCCCACAACACCTCTCGGAATCATGATGGCACAGCAATGGGCCCCGAAGGGCCGAGCGGTTGTGTCGGGTCTCATGATCGGGCTGGCACCCGGTGTGGCTGCCATGGTGATGCCGGCTTTGGGAACGGTTGCCGACCTTTTTTCGATCCGTCATGTTCTTTTTTCCGTGTGGCTGTTACCACTTGTAATGTCTGGTCTGATCCGTCTGGTGCCCGAAAAGCAATGACCGGCCACCTGGAATTCACCAATCCCCGGGCGACCCGCTCGCGCCCAAGAAACCCCTGCCTTTTAGACGCCCGCGAGACATCGAGCTCCTATTTGAGTTCGGTCACAGCGGATCTCAGGGCGTCAACCGTATCCGGTGACAACCTCTCCGCCCAATGGGCTTCCAGAATGTTTGGAAAAGTCGTCGAGGCAGTCGGTCACCGGGCGCAGAAAATAGGATCCGTGAAAATACCTTCAATCATTCCCATTACACAGGATCAAAATGAATCTTCTTGAACTCATCAATAAACTCCACAATATAGTCAACTACAGCTTTTAGCAATTCCTGTCCGTTTTCAGCAGTCGCATCCGCTGGCGACTTTGGAAAATCGGTATTGGATGAGTCGCTGCACTCCAATAGATCGCCGGTATCAGAAAGATCTCCACTTCTCAAATATGTATTTACAACACCAGGGCCAAATTTGAGGCTTGTAAGATCTATTATATGAATTTTGTCCGTAGGTGGTTTATTAGGCCGGAGTGCTGCCTTTTGCAGATCAACATTATTGCCTGGCATCGCAAGCATAATAGACGTTTCTGAAATATCGCCGTGACCAACAGGCTTCCATTCGGTTTTCATTTCACAAGTTATCTTCCACCACTCGATGAATGCCGCAGTGACACCTTTATCCCTCAGGTTCTGACAAACCGCAGTCAAAGCTGTTCCGTTCCCACCGTGGCCGTTTATGAAAAGGATATGGGTTATTCCATACAAAATAAGACTATCTGCCACGCTTTGATAATACGAAGCAAGTATCTCAGTTGGGATCGATAGAGTTCCCTCGAAATCCTGATGATAAGCAGCAAATCCTATCGGTATTGTAGGCGTAACAATCGCTTCTACTTTTCCAGAGACTTCTTTTGCAATGTAATCAGCTATTACGAAGTCTGTACCTAAAGGCAGATGAGGGCCATGTTGCTCAATGCTTCCGGTTGGGATGATGCCCAGCTTTGTATTTTTGAATGCCTTCTTCGCTTCCTGCCATGTCATATCTTTTAATTGTTTTATCATTGTTGTTGCTCCTTTTCATATACTTGCCTAGGTGATACTCATTAGTATGTCTATTAATAGATTCACATCGCGTACATTCTTTTTGCAACGCACATTAACGGTTGTGTCCTTCGTCGACATTGTATACTTGAGCGGATGTGGGAAGTCGATATCACAAAAATGTTCAGTTATGGGCCCGTATAATTGTGTCGTCCTAATTCGTGCCTCGTGAAATGTTTTTAGAATCTCTTGCTTTCGCAAGGAATCGGGAACCTTGAAAATGATTTCATCGCCAGCTTTTCCTCCGTAGGCCTGAAAGGCATATTCAATTATGATACACTTGTACGGGGAAGCTATGCTTTTCAGTTTCGGAATATCTGCCGGGTAGCCAAAAAGCATCAACAGCGATAATGGCTCTGACTGGGGCACCCATCGCATTTCTTACTGATCCCGGAGAAATATTATGGTCACTATATGACAGGTCAACTGCGACGGGTTTTCCTCGGGCTGCAAACGCAACGATTGCCGCACTTGGGCAGTTTGATGCAGGAATGAGAACTTTCTTATTATGGATATCAATGGCTTTCGGAGCTGAGAACAACCCAGCCGTACCGCTCCCGACAGGAACGACATAGTCGCAACGGAGAAATTCTCTGATCATAGACAAAATATCTCTATTCGTATAGAAATCGTTGTCTTAATTTAGGTGCCGTGCCTAATATTACTACAAATGTCGCTTTTTTGACTGAGTCGAGTAGACCGATTTCTAGAATTAACCCAGGAATTTGGACAGGGTGATAAGTGAAATCTTCTGGCTAGCAGTGGGCATCATCCTGCCGCCTCGGGCACCTTGGAACCACCTAAGTTTACCTCGTTTGGTATAAGCGGGCAAGGATTTGATGTGGACGTTCCTCACTGTATAAGTCGAATTAGCCACCGATGGCTCCGATCACCTCAGCCACAATCTCATAAGCCTTCGATAGACTTTCTCATGCTTTAAGCTTCGCCACAACAGTTCGATCGAGACACTGTCGATCCAGCGCCCCTTGACATGTCGTGAAGCGGCCAGGCTATCCACCGGCCTGGAGTATTCCCCGGGAATTCACGCACACACGGATGAGATCGTCGAGCTCGCTAAGATTGCCGCAGGGTACGGTGGCATATACGCGTCCCACCTCCGGTGTTCAGGCTCGAAGGTCCTGGGATGGCCAAGAGGAAGGGTGACGCTTCTTGAAGCCGTGGCTGAGGCCATCGGGACGCCTTGTTCGACCTCGAGCCCTTTCGCTTACGGGTTGTCCAGCACCGTTCTTGGCGTTGGGCGGCATGCCCGGCGCACCAAGAAAAGCCCCGCCGAAGCGGGGCTCCTTCGCGATGGTGCTACACCAGGTTGGTGGTTACGCCATGCTCTCGTCGACCCAGACCTCCTCGTATATCCAGCCGGCACCGAAAGTGAAGGCAGGGCTGCCCCGGTAGCCTTGGATGCGGCTGTTGACACCTTCCACGAAGTTATAGAAAAACGGAATAAACGAACCGCCGAGGTCGTGTAGCAGGGTACACGCCTCGCAGTAAATCTCGTAGCGCTTCACAGGGTCAGCGGTCTTGCGTCCCAGTACGAGCAGCTCGTCAAAGCGCTTGTTCTTCCACTGCGTCTCGTTCCACTCCGCGTCTGAATGGTT encodes the following:
- a CDS encoding MFS transporter, with translation MITKTHHIASVSESSEGSQTGNGRAILALVLVNFVGYFYTSFMSPLLPLFLEKFSLSLAQIGLLSAVYRFVGMVVQPSAGYIADHYRTRLFVLVGPLLVIVFVPLMGIAHSFSLLFLFVCLGAMGPHMFYPTSLGMISAYSRQHVGFSISLLEVGGTLGFGVGPIFITWFVGSYGLEYAPVTMALGLALMVFLLRVVPVPQEEGLKGFGFIRSVKEILGVAWQPILVIWGFMVLGSVVWQSVFTFVPVLCVREERSLISVGLILSLFVLSGAISDPLAGALADRISPKRTFYCLLPMATGSLYLLSLPGGWVYLGALLAGFFVSPTTPLGIMMAQQWAPKGRAVVSGLMIGLAPGVAAMVMPALGTVADLFSIRHVLFSVWLLPLVMSGLIRLVPEKQ
- a CDS encoding creatininase family protein — translated: MIKQLKDMTWQEAKKAFKNTKLGIIPTGSIEQHGPHLPLGTDFVIADYIAKEVSGKVEAIVTPTIPIGFAAYHQDFEGTLSIPTEILASYYQSVADSLILYGITHILFINGHGGNGTALTAVCQNLRDKGVTAAFIEWWKITCEMKTEWKPVGHGDISETSIMLAMPGNNVDLQKAALRPNKPPTDKIHIIDLTSLKFGPGVVNTYLRSGDLSDTGDLLECSDSSNTDFPKSPADATAENGQELLKAVVDYIVEFIDEFKKIHFDPV
- a CDS encoding DegT/DnrJ/EryC1/StrS family aminotransferase encodes the protein MIREFLRCDYVVPVGSGTAGLFSAPKAIDIHNKKVLIPASNCPSAAIVAFAARGKPVAVDLSYSDHNISPGSVRNAMGAPVRAIIAVDAFWLPGRYSETEKHSFPVQVYHN